From Spirochaeta isovalerica, one genomic window encodes:
- a CDS encoding C-terminal binding protein, which yields MNKYKVVVTDNLNGNCHIEKKILQSINAEVHIYKELHGEELCLAVEDADAVLVDMAEITAEVINRMKKCRVISRYGVGYDNVDVKAAFEAGIKVAIVPDYCVHEVAEHAFALLLSFERQIAQRAAAVRSGRWRDVQTPGIRRIQGSVLGIIGYGKTGLALKRMAEGFGFSRILVHSRGLEPGLEIDQSVYSVTMEELLVQSDYISIHLPLTEETRSFIDEESFKKMKNNAVLINTARGAIVDEPALKDAILKGEIRGAALDVLSHEPPGSEINLAELDKVIITDHRAYYSEDSIALLKEKCAQNVVSALKTGSPIYEVNYR from the coding sequence ATGAATAAGTATAAAGTTGTTGTTACAGATAATTTAAATGGAAATTGCCATATAGAAAAGAAAATTCTCCAGTCCATTAATGCGGAAGTCCATATATATAAAGAACTTCACGGCGAAGAATTGTGCCTCGCTGTTGAAGACGCCGATGCGGTTCTCGTCGATATGGCCGAAATTACTGCCGAAGTTATAAACCGCATGAAAAAATGCCGTGTTATTTCAAGATATGGAGTCGGATACGATAATGTCGATGTTAAAGCGGCTTTCGAGGCGGGAATCAAGGTAGCCATTGTTCCGGATTATTGTGTTCATGAAGTGGCGGAACACGCTTTTGCTCTTTTGCTCTCTTTTGAGCGGCAGATAGCCCAGCGGGCCGCTGCTGTCAGAAGCGGGCGTTGGCGCGACGTGCAGACTCCGGGAATCAGAAGAATACAGGGATCCGTACTGGGTATAATCGGATATGGAAAAACCGGCCTGGCTTTAAAAAGAATGGCTGAAGGTTTCGGTTTCTCGCGTATACTGGTTCATAGCAGGGGCCTGGAGCCGGGACTGGAGATAGACCAGTCTGTTTATTCGGTGACCATGGAGGAGCTTCTCGTGCAATCTGACTATATTTCAATTCATCTTCCCCTCACTGAGGAAACGCGTTCATTTATCGATGAAGAATCTTTTAAAAAGATGAAAAATAATGCGGTTCTGATAAATACGGCCAGAGGGGCTATTGTCGATGAACCGGCCTTGAAGGACGCTATTCTGAAAGGAGAAATCCGCGGAGCCGCCCTGGATGTTCTCTCTCATGAGCCGCCTGGATCTGAAATCAATCTTGCAGAATTGGATAAGGTCATCATCACCGATCACAGAGCGTACTACAGTGAGGATTCCATTGCCCTTTTAAAAGAAAAATGTGCACAAAATGTTGTTTCCGCTCTCAAAACCGGCTCGCCCATATATGAGGTGAACTATAGGTAA
- a CDS encoding peptide ABC transporter substrate-binding protein, producing MKKAFLALLAALMAFAFVSCGGKEEAAEVAMVKEPVEFRLNNGAEPESLDPHLIQGVPEHRIYEALFEGLITYNPEDASPLPGVAESWEASNGGTTYTFKIREGLVWTDGVKIDANTVVDSWIRMLDPATGSNYAWFPNMFIKGAEAFNSGEAGADSVQIRALDDMTFQMDLLGPLPYVIGALAHYSFGIVPMHAIEKFGNDWTKPENFVGNGPYVLESWVPQDKITVVPNDKYWDAEAVKLDRVVYLPIEDQNTSHNMYLNGEIDWDTTAPQDQIEQIQFRDDYHATPQLGTYYYVFQNEKKPFDDPRVRKALSMGFNRKNLVEKITKAGQIPAYSMVPDMAGYPAISGNFEDFDEAKKLLAEAGYPGGEGFPAFEILYNTSEGHKKIAEYIQSEWKNNLGIDVSLLNQEWATYLSTRNMGDFQVARAGWIGDYQDPNTFLDMFITGTPMNGGKYSNPKYDELISKAATMPDGPERMSVLADAEKIFILEDMGVMPIYYYVTINMIDLNKWGGFNFNVLDTHPPKDIYLK from the coding sequence ATGAAAAAGGCTTTTTTAGCTTTACTGGCCGCTCTTATGGCATTTGCTTTCGTTTCCTGTGGCGGGAAAGAAGAAGCTGCTGAAGTTGCTATGGTAAAAGAACCTGTAGAGTTCAGACTTAACAATGGTGCAGAGCCCGAGTCTCTTGACCCACATCTGATTCAGGGTGTTCCCGAACACAGAATCTACGAAGCTCTCTTCGAAGGTCTCATCACTTACAACCCCGAAGATGCAAGTCCTCTTCCCGGTGTTGCTGAGAGTTGGGAAGCTTCCAACGGCGGAACTACTTACACATTCAAGATCAGAGAAGGTCTGGTCTGGACTGACGGTGTAAAAATCGACGCTAATACTGTTGTTGATTCATGGATCAGAATGCTCGATCCCGCAACCGGTTCGAACTATGCATGGTTCCCCAACATGTTCATCAAAGGTGCTGAAGCATTCAACTCCGGTGAAGCCGGTGCAGACTCTGTACAGATCAGAGCTCTTGATGACATGACTTTCCAGATGGACCTCCTCGGACCTCTTCCCTACGTAATCGGTGCCCTCGCGCACTACTCTTTCGGTATTGTTCCTATGCACGCAATTGAAAAATTCGGCAATGACTGGACAAAACCCGAGAACTTCGTAGGAAACGGACCTTACGTTCTTGAAAGCTGGGTTCCCCAGGACAAGATCACTGTTGTTCCCAACGACAAATACTGGGATGCAGAAGCAGTTAAACTCGACAGAGTTGTTTATCTCCCCATCGAAGATCAGAATACATCTCACAACATGTACCTGAACGGAGAAATTGACTGGGATACTACAGCTCCTCAGGACCAGATCGAACAGATCCAGTTCAGAGATGACTACCATGCAACTCCCCAGCTCGGTACTTACTACTATGTATTCCAGAACGAGAAGAAACCCTTTGATGACCCCAGAGTCAGAAAAGCTCTCTCCATGGGATTCAACAGAAAGAACCTTGTTGAGAAAATCACAAAAGCCGGACAGATCCCCGCATATTCAATGGTTCCCGATATGGCAGGATACCCCGCAATTTCCGGCAACTTTGAAGATTTCGACGAAGCTAAAAAACTTCTCGCTGAAGCCGGATACCCCGGTGGAGAAGGTTTCCCCGCATTCGAAATCCTCTACAACACTTCCGAAGGTCACAAGAAAATTGCTGAGTACATTCAGTCTGAATGGAAAAACAACCTTGGAATCGATGTTTCTCTCCTCAACCAGGAGTGGGCAACTTACCTTTCCACAAGAAATATGGGTGACTTCCAGGTCGCAAGAGCTGGATGGATCGGAGACTATCAGGATCCCAACACTTTCCTCGATATGTTCATTACCGGAACTCCTATGAACGGTGGAAAATATTCTAACCCCAAATATGATGAACTGATTTCCAAAGCAGCGACAATGCCTGACGGACCTGAAAGAATGTCTGTTCTTGCAGATGCTGAAAAAATCTTCATCCTGGAAGACATGGGTGTTATGCCGATTTACTACTATGTTACTATCAACATGATCGACCTGAACAAATGGGGTGGATTCAACTTCAATGTTCTCGATACTCACCCACCCAAAGATATTTACCTGAAATAA
- a CDS encoding ABC transporter permease, whose protein sequence is MTKYIIKRFLGMIPTLLIITTVAFIIMRIAPGGPFDRERAIPEAVRENIEKRYNLDKSLPEQYLIYLGGIIRGDFGPSYKYRDQTVTDLIFNSLPHSLILGTLALLVATFFGVLAGIIAALNQNTWIDYTAMSIAVFGVSVPAFVIGPVLMLIFAMKLKILPTSGWITGPDGWVTVIMPLIALSMSYFASIARLSRSSVLEVVRSDYVRTAKAKGLSPTMIILKHVLKGAMLPVVSYLGIAYSGIITGSVVIEQIFRIPGLGRFFVQSSLNRDYTMIMGVIIVYSTIVILMNFLVDILYSFLDPRISYQ, encoded by the coding sequence ATGACAAAATATATCATAAAACGTTTTCTCGGTATGATTCCGACGTTGCTCATTATTACGACAGTCGCCTTTATAATAATGAGAATTGCACCCGGTGGACCTTTCGATAGAGAAAGAGCTATCCCGGAAGCTGTTAGAGAGAACATCGAAAAAAGGTACAACCTTGATAAGTCGCTGCCAGAGCAGTATCTGATTTATCTGGGCGGTATAATCAGAGGAGACTTCGGTCCTTCGTACAAATACAGAGACCAGACAGTAACCGACTTGATTTTCAACAGTCTGCCCCATTCGCTAATTCTGGGAACGCTGGCTTTGCTGGTCGCGACTTTCTTCGGAGTTCTGGCCGGAATCATCGCTGCTTTGAATCAGAACACCTGGATTGATTACACGGCCATGTCCATAGCCGTTTTCGGGGTGTCGGTCCCGGCCTTTGTTATAGGACCGGTGCTTATGCTGATCTTTGCTATGAAGCTGAAAATACTTCCGACTTCCGGTTGGATTACAGGACCTGACGGCTGGGTCACTGTCATAATGCCGCTAATTGCGCTTTCCATGTCTTACTTCGCCAGTATTGCCCGACTGTCACGATCCAGTGTTCTGGAAGTCGTCAGGTCGGATTATGTCAGAACGGCGAAAGCAAAAGGATTATCTCCGACAATGATTATTCTGAAGCATGTTCTGAAAGGAGCCATGCTTCCTGTAGTAAGTTATCTCGGTATCGCTTATTCGGGAATTATCACCGGCTCCGTCGTTATCGAACAGATTTTCAGAATCCCCGGTCTTGGACGATTCTTCGTTCAATCATCACTTAACAGGGACTATACAATGATTATGGGTGTTATCATCGTTTATTCGACTATCGTAATTCTTATGAACTTTCTGGTCGACATCCTCTATTCATTCCTTGATCCCAGAATTTCCTATCAATAA
- a CDS encoding 1-acyl-sn-glycerol-3-phosphate acyltransferase: MSDYYNQLKTVFSILQTKLDGDYEIRPDNVYQEGNHECQALIGSLVDKIVLPGSRIIGSENIRDLYERSRQGESCLLLVEHYSNFDYPVIFRFLENDPLLGQDVARSLIPIQGMKLSDEEWVTSAFTHSYATIVIYPSRSIDNVKDPDKKAEIRKVSTPINHAAMRELTDRKYHGQMILVFPSGTRYRPWDPESKKGVREIFTYLKSFENILFLGINGNIMKPHQSDDMNADIKAIEEDLIILTASPVIKGKEFRKEVIAKTPEGEDSKQFVVDQVMAELDRIHRNTEKIREKELAG, translated from the coding sequence ATGTCAGACTATTATAATCAGTTGAAAACGGTTTTCTCAATCCTCCAGACCAAACTGGATGGCGATTACGAAATCCGTCCCGACAATGTCTACCAGGAGGGAAACCACGAATGCCAGGCGCTGATCGGCTCGCTGGTTGATAAAATCGTTCTTCCCGGCAGCCGCATAATCGGAAGCGAAAACATAAGGGATCTCTACGAACGGTCCCGGCAGGGAGAATCCTGTCTTCTTCTTGTTGAGCATTACAGCAATTTTGATTATCCGGTTATATTCCGTTTTCTGGAAAACGATCCGCTTCTAGGACAGGATGTGGCCCGCTCCCTTATTCCCATTCAGGGCATGAAACTCAGCGATGAAGAATGGGTTACATCAGCATTCACCCATTCCTATGCCACCATTGTCATTTATCCGAGCCGATCCATAGATAATGTTAAAGATCCAGACAAAAAGGCGGAAATACGGAAGGTCAGCACTCCGATCAATCACGCAGCCATGCGAGAGCTGACTGACAGGAAATACCATGGCCAGATGATCCTTGTCTTCCCTTCGGGCACAAGATACCGCCCCTGGGATCCCGAATCAAAGAAAGGTGTCCGGGAGATCTTCACTTATCTCAAATCCTTTGAGAACATTCTCTTCCTGGGCATTAACGGCAATATAATGAAACCTCATCAATCGGATGACATGAACGCCGATATCAAAGCGATCGAAGAAGATCTGATCATTCTCACCGCTTCACCGGTCATCAAAGGCAAAGAGTTCCGCAAGGAAGTCATTGCCAAAACTCCCGAGGGAGAAGACAGCAAACAGTTTGTCGTTGACCAGGTCATGGCCGAACTGGACAGGATTCACAGAAATACTGAAAAAATCCGTGAAAAGGAATTGGCCGGCTAA
- a CDS encoding oligopeptide/dipeptide ABC transporter ATP-binding protein yields MENKTILEVKDLKTYFRTDAGIVKAVDGVSFRLDKGETLGLVGESGSGKSVTNMSIMKLIPMPPGKIVGGEVLLDGEDILKMTEKEMSRIRGNRISMIFQDPMTALNPYLRISTQLIETVRLHQGLDKAEARKKAIEMLKLVGIPAAERRIDAYPHQFSGGMRQRVMIAIALSCNPEILIADEPTTALDVTIQAQILDLIKELSEKLNTAVIMITHDLGVVAGMCDNVCVMYAGRIVERAPVDDLFESPKHPYTNGLIQSIPRLDEKGTGRLYSIDGQPPNVIDLPECCPFHPRCEKAMDICTKKYPPVVELEGKREVACWLYEENK; encoded by the coding sequence GTGGAAAACAAAACTATTTTAGAGGTAAAAGACCTTAAAACATATTTCAGAACTGACGCCGGTATTGTCAAAGCAGTCGATGGTGTCAGCTTCAGACTGGACAAGGGAGAAACTCTCGGTCTTGTAGGGGAGTCCGGTTCCGGAAAATCCGTAACCAACATGTCTATCATGAAATTGATTCCCATGCCTCCCGGGAAAATCGTCGGAGGTGAAGTCCTCCTTGACGGTGAAGATATTCTCAAAATGACTGAGAAAGAGATGAGCCGTATCAGGGGAAACAGAATTTCCATGATTTTTCAGGATCCCATGACGGCCCTCAACCCTTACCTGAGAATCTCTACACAGTTGATCGAAACAGTAAGACTTCACCAGGGACTTGATAAAGCCGAAGCGAGAAAAAAAGCTATCGAAATGCTCAAGCTCGTTGGTATTCCCGCCGCCGAAAGAAGAATCGATGCTTATCCCCATCAGTTCTCCGGAGGTATGAGACAGAGGGTAATGATCGCTATCGCTCTCAGTTGTAACCCCGAAATCCTCATCGCCGACGAGCCTACGACCGCACTGGACGTGACAATTCAGGCGCAGATCCTCGATCTGATAAAAGAGCTTTCTGAAAAACTCAACACAGCTGTTATCATGATTACCCACGATCTGGGAGTTGTCGCCGGAATGTGCGACAATGTCTGCGTAATGTATGCGGGCCGGATCGTTGAAAGAGCACCCGTTGATGATCTCTTCGAATCTCCCAAACATCCTTATACGAACGGTCTGATTCAGTCTATTCCCCGCCTCGACGAAAAAGGCACAGGAAGACTTTACTCAATTGACGGCCAGCCGCCGAACGTGATCGATCTGCCTGAATGCTGTCCTTTCCATCCCCGCTGTGAGAAGGCCATGGATATCTGTACGAAAAAGTATCCGCCTGTTGTAGAACTGGAAGGAAAGAGAGAAGTCGCCTGCTGGCTCTATGAGGAGAATAAGTAA
- a CDS encoding ABC transporter permease, protein MSDNKVKNTNTNEAVNEFNQTLKGESLTADAWKRLRKNHMAMFGLVMVGFYALMATLAPILPIHAYDRQVLDHQYLPPSLTKTAGELMIERQIDLIGRLMAKEKRTEMNQAEKDRIADMEYRVDHEIWEIDGKEVLVHKRRYLLGTDDLGRDLLSRIIYGGQVSMAIGLIGTITSVIIGIVIGAIAGYVGGKVDYFISRFIEVMYGLPYMLLVIILMAIFGKNIFNLFIALSVVSWLTTARVMRGQIMSLKNSIFVEAARSMGASPARIIFKHLVPNTLGIIIVYATLRVPAFIMLESFLSFLGLGVSAPYASWGSLIQDSMQGMTNFPWRLIAPAFAMALFLFSMNFLGDGLRDAFDPQSKNRV, encoded by the coding sequence ATGAGTGACAACAAAGTCAAAAATACAAATACGAATGAAGCAGTAAATGAGTTCAACCAGACTCTGAAAGGTGAGAGCCTCACTGCAGATGCCTGGAAAAGACTCAGGAAAAATCATATGGCCATGTTCGGTCTGGTAATGGTTGGATTCTATGCTCTTATGGCGACATTGGCTCCGATCCTGCCGATTCACGCCTATGACAGACAGGTTCTGGATCATCAGTATCTTCCTCCTTCTCTGACGAAAACAGCCGGCGAGCTGATGATTGAGAGACAGATCGACCTGATCGGCCGTCTGATGGCAAAAGAAAAAAGAACTGAAATGAACCAGGCTGAGAAAGATAGAATCGCCGATATGGAATATCGGGTCGATCATGAAATCTGGGAAATCGACGGAAAAGAAGTTCTGGTTCACAAAAGAAGATATCTTCTCGGAACAGATGACCTCGGCCGTGATTTGCTTTCCCGTATTATCTACGGCGGTCAGGTTTCCATGGCAATCGGTCTGATCGGAACCATAACATCAGTTATCATTGGTATCGTTATCGGGGCAATCGCCGGATATGTAGGCGGTAAAGTCGACTATTTCATTTCCCGCTTTATCGAGGTTATGTACGGACTGCCGTATATGCTTCTAGTCATTATCCTGATGGCTATATTCGGTAAGAACATATTCAACCTGTTCATTGCTCTTTCCGTCGTCAGCTGGCTAACAACGGCCAGGGTTATGAGAGGGCAGATCATGTCTTTGAAAAACTCCATATTCGTTGAAGCGGCCCGTTCCATGGGAGCCAGTCCTGCCCGTATCATTTTCAAGCATCTTGTTCCCAATACTCTCGGAATCATTATTGTTTATGCGACTCTGAGAGTTCCGGCTTTCATCATGCTTGAGTCTTTCCTTTCCTTCCTCGGACTGGGAGTTTCCGCGCCTTACGCATCATGGGGATCTCTGATTCAGGATTCCATGCAGGGTATGACCAACTTCCCCTGGAGACTGATTGCTCCGGCATTTGCAATGGCTCTGTTCCTCTTCAGTATGAACTTTCTTGGAGACGGACTCAGAGATGCTTTCGATCCTCAGAGTAAAAACAGAGTTTAA
- the flcA gene encoding periplasmic flagellar collar protein FlcA: MPDLGIIEDFKLLVNSLGKEPSIVAKEGGSIEDVPAVPAEGSEDAFFGAASSPDDFNLDDRLNQALAEDEPDELVPDLGGFDFAEDDDDNPFGDLGDFTLDDEILDDSADSGESMDDFFPAGEDALSGESGREDLSGEFDDMDGLFDVDSEVDNSAPDDMDGLFDIDAEPDDSGLEEMDALFSEEADGMDSDFGDMEELFEEEEEEDTVEELDGSELEDLPAEEDEFAYSGDASLDDFSFSDEEPHIEDSSGLPSTMGDLFEDGSEEAIPDFVAQETEEEELSFDDFTLDIADSDDSLPSELDEAEDLLPLEDVEDQPEEVIEEIAEELPAFDDDFDLSDEPEISLGDDIEEVEEIGDLELETGDIEDFDMSPGDFGDMDDVGDYSFGDELDAIDEMKEEVQEEEDFSLTEEQFRALKITMSTLPRNLKLAVEEVIAEQKLKKEKYEKFIMLLVNGASPKEIADYLLKTINRKIKLPSGYMKKSGQALEKSKSGFRYIFVHQTWPVLRWVLLGITATWIVGMLSLLFLYRPIKADSLYSKGYEKIYSDQYDEANNLFETAWKGWELGPFFIDGWRNKNWFYKYADAYRDRRQFIEAARKYDQLMRFYPDDIKGMMEYAHMETYDTANYSHAEEILRQVLSVKVNDYEAMLAFGDNYFEWSDEDPAKLEDARFVYATILDSVGGRDEILLRMLRYFLKRKDDVNIRQLKETFAESKETGADPAYFSKVFSELGGYLLDEGEPAEALSILFRAEEVYDEIPDVHYQLARYFRVNEDDNMEELALRKVLFYLDRQTPLKKDKIFMKLDTHRRRGELKFRHRDYLDAENEYRQGIALYENSINRNLIGASSTGGKLYADLGSLYYGNQDYMAALNMYDQAEKNRYITPEIEYHRGYCTYITGNYERALVEFYNAEQGLPGNRNILYALGNTMLKRGNYFGAQSAFTRVIHQLEEVEKNIGYLQIEEKDEHRALIEMYSKAYNNLGVAYFNLARSSADVDKISQAMVSFTRASDYSDLLTRDQETKVRANRPETFDSAGEYLSRDNDNVLDAGGYRVEMDETIHLNVDDVLF; this comes from the coding sequence ATGCCCGATCTCGGAATTATAGAAGATTTCAAATTACTGGTTAACTCATTGGGAAAAGAGCCTTCAATTGTCGCCAAAGAAGGCGGCTCTATTGAAGACGTTCCCGCTGTTCCCGCAGAAGGTTCGGAAGACGCTTTCTTCGGAGCCGCCTCTTCTCCCGATGATTTTAATCTCGACGATAGATTGAATCAGGCTCTTGCCGAGGATGAACCCGATGAACTGGTTCCCGATCTCGGCGGCTTTGATTTTGCAGAAGATGACGATGATAACCCCTTTGGTGATTTAGGTGATTTTACACTGGATGATGAGATCCTTGATGACTCGGCAGATTCCGGCGAATCCATGGATGATTTCTTCCCCGCCGGAGAAGATGCTCTTTCCGGTGAATCCGGTAGGGAGGATTTGTCCGGTGAATTCGATGATATGGACGGGCTTTTTGACGTAGATTCCGAAGTGGATAATTCGGCACCTGATGATATGGACGGCCTGTTTGATATCGATGCTGAGCCGGATGATTCAGGTCTCGAAGAGATGGATGCTCTTTTTTCTGAAGAAGCGGATGGCATGGATTCGGATTTCGGCGATATGGAAGAACTCTTTGAAGAAGAAGAAGAAGAGGACACTGTCGAAGAGCTGGATGGTTCGGAACTGGAAGATCTTCCCGCGGAAGAAGATGAGTTTGCCTATTCCGGCGATGCATCTCTCGATGATTTCTCCTTTTCCGACGAGGAGCCTCATATAGAGGATTCATCCGGTCTTCCTTCGACTATGGGAGACCTGTTTGAAGATGGATCGGAAGAAGCCATTCCCGATTTTGTCGCTCAGGAAACAGAGGAAGAAGAGCTCTCATTTGATGATTTCACCCTGGATATTGCGGATTCTGACGATTCTCTGCCATCGGAACTCGATGAAGCGGAAGACCTTCTGCCTCTTGAAGATGTGGAAGATCAGCCGGAAGAAGTAATCGAGGAAATTGCTGAAGAACTGCCGGCTTTCGATGATGATTTTGATCTCAGTGATGAGCCGGAGATCTCTCTGGGCGATGATATCGAAGAAGTCGAAGAGATAGGTGATCTGGAACTGGAAACCGGAGATATTGAAGATTTTGATATGTCTCCGGGAGATTTCGGAGATATGGATGATGTCGGGGACTATTCCTTCGGCGATGAGCTGGACGCGATCGATGAAATGAAAGAGGAAGTTCAGGAGGAGGAAGACTTTTCTCTGACTGAAGAACAGTTCCGCGCTCTGAAAATCACCATGTCGACTCTCCCCCGGAATCTGAAGCTCGCTGTTGAAGAAGTAATCGCAGAGCAGAAGCTGAAAAAAGAGAAGTACGAGAAGTTCATAATGCTTCTTGTTAACGGCGCCAGTCCAAAAGAGATTGCCGATTACCTTCTTAAAACGATAAACAGGAAAATCAAACTCCCCTCGGGGTATATGAAGAAAAGCGGTCAGGCGCTCGAAAAAAGCAAGTCCGGTTTCCGCTATATATTTGTTCACCAGACATGGCCGGTTCTCCGCTGGGTTCTTCTGGGAATTACAGCGACGTGGATTGTCGGCATGCTCTCGCTTTTATTTCTCTATAGACCGATAAAAGCTGACAGTCTCTACTCGAAGGGATACGAAAAAATCTATTCCGATCAATACGATGAGGCTAATAATCTTTTTGAGACAGCCTGGAAAGGTTGGGAGCTGGGACCGTTTTTTATAGATGGTTGGAGAAACAAGAACTGGTTCTACAAGTACGCCGATGCCTATCGGGACAGAAGGCAGTTTATTGAGGCGGCCCGAAAATACGATCAGCTTATGAGATTTTATCCCGATGACATAAAAGGGATGATGGAATACGCTCATATGGAAACCTATGATACGGCGAATTACAGTCATGCGGAAGAGATTCTCAGGCAGGTTCTCAGTGTAAAAGTCAATGATTACGAAGCCATGCTGGCCTTCGGAGACAATTATTTTGAGTGGTCCGATGAAGATCCCGCCAAACTTGAAGACGCCCGTTTTGTCTATGCCACCATTCTCGATTCCGTAGGGGGAAGGGACGAAATCCTTCTCCGTATGCTCCGCTATTTCCTCAAGAGAAAAGATGATGTCAATATTCGCCAGTTGAAGGAAACCTTTGCCGAATCTAAGGAAACCGGCGCAGATCCGGCTTATTTCTCCAAGGTCTTTTCCGAACTCGGAGGCTATCTTCTCGATGAGGGAGAACCGGCTGAAGCGCTTTCCATATTGTTCCGCGCCGAAGAAGTCTATGATGAAATCCCCGATGTGCACTATCAGCTGGCCCGGTATTTCAGGGTCAATGAAGATGACAATATGGAAGAGCTGGCTCTCAGAAAAGTTCTTTTCTATCTGGACAGACAGACTCCTTTAAAAAAGGATAAGATTTTCATGAAGCTGGATACTCATCGGAGAAGAGGCGAGCTCAAATTCCGTCATCGCGATTATCTCGATGCTGAAAATGAATACAGGCAGGGCATCGCTCTCTATGAGAACAGTATCAACAGGAATCTGATCGGAGCCTCTTCAACCGGCGGAAAGCTCTATGCCGATCTCGGAAGCCTCTACTATGGCAACCAGGACTACATGGCGGCTCTCAATATGTACGATCAGGCTGAAAAGAACCGCTACATCACACCGGAGATTGAGTACCATCGCGGGTACTGCACGTACATTACAGGGAACTACGAGAGAGCTCTCGTCGAGTTTTACAATGCCGAGCAGGGGTTGCCGGGAAACAGGAATATTCTCTATGCCCTGGGTAATACCATGTTGAAACGAGGTAACTATTTCGGAGCCCAAAGCGCTTTTACCCGTGTTATTCATCAGCTGGAAGAGGTGGAGAAAAATATCGGATATCTTCAGATAGAAGAGAAAGATGAACACCGGGCTCTCATCGAAATGTACAGCAAAGCCTATAATAACCTGGGAGTGGCTTATTTCAACCTGGCCAGAAGCAGTGCTGATGTAGATAAGATTTCACAGGCGATGGTGAGTTTCACCCGGGCGTCCGATTACTCGGATTTGCTGACCAGAGATCAGGAGACAAAGGTCAGGGCCAATCGTCCGGAAACGTTCGATTCTGCCGGTGAATATCTTTCCCGGGATAATGATAATGTTCTTGACGCCGGTGGTTACCGAGTGGAAATGGATGAAACAATCCACCTCAATGTCGATGATGTTCTGTTCTGA
- a CDS encoding ABC transporter ATP-binding protein translates to MSKENKEVLLQVQGLKQHFPIKGSRNVIRAVDGVSFDLYKGETLGLVGESGCGKSTTVRAIDQLYRPTAGNVIFEGVDLAELKQKPLIAARKNMQMVFQDPYGSLNPRMTVSQILSEPLQIYSQRKIINMTKEEISRRVDELMEIVGLSRFFKNRYPHEFSGGQKQRIGIGRALALNPKLLLLDEPVSALDVSIQAQVLNLLDDLQKEFDLTYLFIAHDLAVVEHISDRVAVMYLGIIAELSPASDLYIEPLHPYTQALLSAVPIPDPKIERNRERIVLEGDVPSPDTERHGCYFYDRCPKRMEKCKGNIPELKAVKGDHQVACFLYE, encoded by the coding sequence ATGTCAAAAGAAAATAAAGAAGTACTGCTCCAGGTTCAGGGATTGAAGCAGCACTTTCCCATTAAAGGTTCCCGCAATGTTATCAGAGCTGTTGACGGCGTTTCCTTTGACTTGTACAAAGGGGAGACTCTCGGTCTCGTAGGAGAATCGGGATGCGGTAAGTCAACTACCGTAAGAGCTATTGATCAGCTTTACCGTCCCACTGCCGGAAATGTTATCTTTGAAGGTGTGGATCTCGCTGAACTGAAACAGAAGCCGCTTATCGCTGCCAGAAAAAATATGCAGATGGTATTTCAGGATCCCTACGGTTCTCTGAATCCCAGAATGACAGTTTCGCAGATTCTTTCAGAGCCTCTTCAGATCTATTCCCAGAGAAAAATCATCAATATGACGAAAGAGGAAATCTCCCGTCGTGTAGACGAGCTGATGGAGATTGTCGGGTTGTCCAGATTCTTCAAGAACAGATATCCCCACGAGTTCTCCGGCGGTCAGAAACAGAGAATCGGTATCGGAAGAGCCCTGGCTCTCAATCCGAAACTTCTGCTTCTCGACGAGCCCGTATCGGCTCTTGATGTGTCTATTCAGGCTCAGGTTCTCAATCTCCTGGACGACCTCCAGAAGGAATTCGATCTGACATACCTGTTCATAGCCCATGACCTGGCCGTTGTAGAGCATATCAGTGACAGAGTCGCCGTAATGTATCTCGGTATTATTGCCGAGCTCTCGCCTGCAAGCGATTTGTATATTGAACCTCTTCATCCTTACACTCAGGCTCTTCTTTCCGCTGTTCCCATACCGGATCCGAAAATTGAAAGAAATCGAGAGAGAATCGTACTGGAAGGAGATGTTCCATCACCCGATACGGAGCGTCACGGTTGTTACTTCTACGACAGATGTCCCAAGAGAATGGAAAAATGTAAAGGAAATATCCCTGAGCTCAAAGCAGTTAAGGGAGACCATCAAGTGGCTTGTTTCCTTTATGAATAA